A section of the Pedobacter sp. HDW13 genome encodes:
- a CDS encoding helix-turn-helix transcriptional regulator: MPISYPENPVSIGDHIRKKRMELKLLQKDVARICGVTEDCITNWERNRSTPQIQFFPCIINFLGYMPFEVDLTSPSGKLKAHRNINGLSQKQFGKILGVDGATICSWELEENKPIMEKIDSML, translated from the coding sequence ATGCCTATTTCCTATCCAGAAAATCCAGTATCGATCGGTGATCATATAAGAAAGAAAAGAATGGAACTAAAGCTGCTTCAAAAAGACGTGGCAAGAATTTGTGGAGTTACTGAAGACTGCATTACAAATTGGGAAAGAAACCGGAGTACTCCTCAAATTCAATTTTTTCCGTGCATTATAAATTTTTTGGGTTACATGCCGTTTGAGGTTGATTTGACTTCTCCTTCAGGGAAACTAAAAGCGCATAGAAACATTAATGGGCTTAGCCAAAAACAATTTGGAAAAATTCTGGGAGTTGATGGAGCTACAATTTGTAGTTGGGAATTAGAAGAAAACAAACCAATAATGGAAAAGATAGATTCGATGTTATAA
- a CDS encoding Crp/Fnr family transcriptional regulator: MSFELRTHLEEIVPLSDQEFEHIAAHFKPKNLKKHQYLIQEDEFVTNIYFVVKGLLKASFTDVNAKEYIMQFAMENWWLSDFRAFYGNFKSITNISCLENSELLYISKENLDKLCKESHKMEHFFRVKGNFGYVALQQRILSLLTTNPKERFEQLTQQYPQLMQRVSKTILAAYLGISRETLSRLSAKV; this comes from the coding sequence ATGAGTTTTGAATTAAGAACACACCTCGAAGAAATCGTTCCACTCAGTGATCAGGAGTTCGAACATATAGCCGCACATTTCAAACCTAAAAACCTTAAAAAACATCAGTATCTCATTCAGGAAGATGAGTTTGTAACCAATATCTATTTTGTAGTTAAGGGCTTGTTAAAAGCCTCCTTTACAGATGTAAACGCCAAAGAGTATATCATGCAGTTTGCCATGGAGAACTGGTGGCTTTCAGATTTTCGTGCCTTTTACGGCAATTTTAAATCCATTACCAATATCAGCTGCCTTGAAAATTCAGAGTTACTTTATATCTCCAAAGAAAATTTGGACAAATTGTGTAAGGAGAGCCATAAAATGGAGCACTTTTTCAGGGTAAAAGGCAATTTTGGTTATGTGGCTTTACAACAAAGAATTTTATCACTACTTACAACAAATCCCAAAGAGCGTTTCGAACAACTGACACAGCAATATCCACAACTAATGCAACGGGTTTCTAAAACAATACTTGCAGCGTATTTGGGTATTTCGAGAGAAACGCTTAGCAGGCTTTCTGCAAAAGTGTGA
- a CDS encoding type 1 glutamine amidotransferase domain-containing protein, translated as MNKKVLFVLTSHDELGNTGLKTGFWSEELAAPYYALTDKGIDIVLTSPKGGQPPIDPKSEDPTFQTDTTRRMDKDTVLLDKLKNTIPLAKVNMDYYDAVFYPGGHGPLWDLAESTTSQQLITRFYTANKPVAFVCHAPGVLKDVKVNGEYLVKGKNVTGFTNTEEEAVQLTNIVPFLVEDMLVKNGGNYSKTADWNPYAVVDGLLITGQNPASSEKVAEELLKLIA; from the coding sequence ATGAATAAGAAAGTTTTATTCGTGCTTACGAGCCACGACGAATTAGGAAACACAGGTTTAAAAACAGGCTTTTGGTCAGAAGAATTAGCTGCACCTTATTATGCCTTAACCGATAAAGGTATCGATATTGTACTGACATCGCCAAAAGGTGGCCAGCCACCAATAGATCCAAAAAGTGAGGATCCAACTTTCCAAACCGATACCACACGAAGAATGGACAAGGACACTGTTCTTTTAGATAAATTAAAAAATACCATCCCATTGGCCAAAGTAAATATGGATTATTATGATGCTGTGTTTTATCCAGGTGGCCACGGACCATTGTGGGATTTAGCAGAGAGCACAACTTCGCAGCAACTCATTACCCGTTTTTATACTGCCAATAAACCTGTTGCATTTGTATGCCACGCCCCAGGCGTACTTAAAGACGTAAAAGTAAATGGTGAGTATTTGGTAAAGGGTAAAAATGTAACCGGCTTTACCAATACCGAAGAAGAAGCTGTTCAATTAACAAACATAGTACCTTTTCTGGTAGAAGATATGCTGGTAAAAAATGGCGGAAATTATAGCAAAACTGCAGATTGGAATCCTTACGCTGTGGTTGATGGGTTGTTAATAACCGGACAAAACCCTGCCTCATCTGAAAAAGTTGCAGAAGAGCTCTTAAAACTCATTGCCTGA
- a CDS encoding MBL fold metallo-hydrolase gives MKLTFWGAAQQVTGSMHLLEVGHYKILIDCGLDYEKETYQEENQQFPFDPASINLVVLTHAHIDHSGNLPTLVRLGFDGQVLCTSPTADLTAILLFDSVELFLRKQSRKPRTKRGNFSGPKPLYLHKHVMDTIDRFVTIAFNKPFKINGDISLTFIPVGHLLGAAAAVLTINENGEEKKIAFTGDIGRENYPVLVNPEPLPEVDYLVSEATYGGRLHTKDQTLEERLVQEITEACIKSPGRLIIPAFSIGRTQSLVFALNQIFTKKLLPPIQIFVDSPMAIQATDVYRKHHNLVSQEAKDFYQTMGDEFEFEHLAYVQTMKESKDVSNYFDPCIIISSAGMLEGGRIQDHLYYNIQNYYCTILFIGYCAKGTLGYKLLSGAPIVRIKDREMMVYATIRQTDLLSGHGDHNDLIKTVKQTGHPKKVFLVHGEDRSLQSLSLALQEDDFNVEIPERGEVFEL, from the coding sequence ATGAAGTTAACGTTTTGGGGTGCAGCACAACAGGTAACCGGTAGCATGCACCTGCTCGAAGTTGGGCATTATAAAATACTGATAGATTGCGGATTGGATTATGAGAAGGAAACCTACCAGGAAGAAAACCAACAATTCCCCTTTGATCCGGCCAGCATAAACCTAGTTGTTTTAACCCATGCCCACATCGACCATTCCGGTAATTTACCCACTTTGGTTCGTTTGGGATTTGATGGGCAGGTGCTTTGTACCTCGCCAACTGCCGATTTAACTGCAATTTTGCTGTTCGATTCCGTAGAACTTTTTTTACGCAAGCAAAGCCGTAAACCACGCACTAAAAGAGGCAATTTTAGTGGACCGAAACCTTTGTATCTGCACAAACATGTAATGGATACCATTGATCGGTTTGTAACCATTGCATTTAATAAACCATTTAAAATAAACGGCGATATCAGTCTCACTTTTATCCCTGTTGGTCACTTGCTGGGTGCCGCTGCTGCTGTATTAACCATTAATGAAAACGGGGAGGAAAAGAAAATAGCTTTTACCGGCGATATTGGTCGCGAAAACTATCCGGTGTTGGTAAATCCAGAACCACTACCAGAGGTTGATTATTTAGTAAGCGAAGCTACTTACGGCGGCCGTTTGCACACCAAAGACCAAACACTGGAAGAAAGATTGGTACAGGAAATTACCGAAGCCTGTATTAAAAGCCCGGGCAGATTAATTATCCCTGCTTTTAGCATCGGCCGAACACAGTCGCTTGTTTTTGCACTGAACCAGATTTTCACCAAAAAACTGCTGCCGCCCATCCAGATTTTTGTAGATAGCCCCATGGCCATACAAGCTACTGATGTTTACCGCAAGCACCACAACCTGGTTAGCCAGGAAGCCAAAGACTTTTACCAAACCATGGGCGATGAATTCGAATTTGAGCATTTGGCTTACGTTCAAACCATGAAAGAGAGTAAAGATGTTTCTAACTATTTCGATCCCTGCATTATCATTTCATCAGCCGGTATGTTGGAGGGTGGTAGGATACAAGACCACCTGTATTACAACATCCAGAATTATTACTGCACTATTCTTTTTATTGGCTATTGTGCTAAAGGTACTTTGGGATATAAATTATTAAGCGGAGCACCAATTGTACGCATTAAAGACCGCGAAATGATGGTTTATGCCACGATCCGCCAAACAGATCTGCTAAGCGGCCACGGTGACCACAACGATCTCATAAAAACAGTTAAACAAACAGGCCATCCTAAAAAGGTATTTCTGGTTCATGGTGAAGATAGAAGCCTGCAAAGTTTATCCTTAGCGCTGCAGGAAGATGATTTTAATGTTGAAATACCTGAAAGAGGAGAGGTTTTTGAACTGTAG
- a CDS encoding glutamate-5-semialdehyde dehydrogenase produces the protein MNYKQYFEKAQQASRTMVSLAKETINTVLTDVAAALVVNADKILTENAKDLARMPIEDPKYDRLKLSKERIADIANDLKNVAGLNSPLGKVLSDKILDNQLHIQKVSVPLGVVGVIYEARPNVTADVFSLCFKTGNVAVLKGGSDAELSNLAITKIIHGVLDDHAISRDVLTLLPAERTATEALLNARGFVDVLIPRGSQSLINYVRENSKIPVIETGAGIVHTYFDESGDLGKGKAIIFNAKTRRVSVCNSLDCVLINENRLNDLSALLSPLADGNVELFADEKSYAALQATYPASLLNQATPEHFGTEFLSLKLAVKMVNNLNEALNHIATYSSKHSEAIISEDAANIARFLNEVDAAAVYANASTGFTDGAQFGLGAEIGISTQKLHARGPMGLEELTSYKWVVRGDGQIRG, from the coding sequence ATGAATTACAAACAATACTTCGAAAAGGCACAGCAGGCCAGCCGAACCATGGTTAGCCTGGCTAAAGAAACCATCAACACGGTTTTAACAGATGTGGCTGCTGCTTTGGTGGTCAATGCTGATAAAATTCTTACTGAAAACGCTAAGGATTTAGCTAGAATGCCCATAGAAGACCCCAAATACGACCGATTGAAGCTAAGTAAAGAACGCATTGCGGATATTGCAAACGATCTTAAAAATGTTGCCGGCTTAAATAGTCCGCTGGGAAAGGTTCTTTCTGATAAAATATTAGATAACCAACTGCATATCCAAAAGGTTAGTGTGCCATTGGGAGTTGTTGGCGTAATTTATGAAGCCCGCCCGAATGTTACTGCCGATGTATTTTCGCTATGCTTTAAAACCGGTAACGTAGCGGTGCTAAAAGGCGGTAGCGATGCTGAACTTTCAAATCTGGCCATTACCAAAATCATTCACGGTGTACTAGATGATCACGCCATTAGCCGTGATGTACTCACCCTTTTACCTGCAGAACGTACTGCAACCGAAGCTTTATTGAATGCACGGGGTTTTGTGGATGTATTGATTCCGCGGGGAAGTCAATCACTGATTAATTACGTGCGCGAAAACAGTAAAATTCCGGTAATTGAAACTGGTGCAGGGATTGTACACACCTATTTTGACGAATCGGGCGATTTGGGGAAAGGCAAAGCCATAATTTTTAATGCGAAAACGCGTAGGGTAAGTGTGTGTAATTCGCTGGATTGCGTGCTGATTAACGAAAACAGACTGAATGACCTGTCTGCTCTTTTATCTCCTTTGGCAGATGGAAATGTAGAACTGTTTGCCGATGAAAAAAGCTACGCAGCTTTGCAAGCTACTTACCCGGCTTCATTGTTAAACCAGGCCACGCCCGAACATTTTGGCACAGAGTTTTTATCGTTAAAACTAGCGGTTAAAATGGTAAACAATCTGAATGAGGCATTGAACCATATTGCCACTTACAGTTCGAAACATAGCGAGGCCATTATTTCTGAAGATGCGGCTAATATTGCCCGGTTTTTAAATGAGGTAGATGCTGCTGCGGTTTATGCCAATGCTTCAACAGGCTTTACCGATGGTGCACAATTTGGTCTGGGAGCCGAAATTGGCATTAGTACACAAAAACTTCACGCCCGCGGTCCAATGGGCTTAGAAGAACTTACCAGCTATAAGTGGGTGGTAAGAGGCGATGGGCAAATAAGAGGGTAA
- a CDS encoding PUA domain-containing protein produces the protein MAQKVAKLGITVHIANGTKDHVLTSLLNNELVHTRFVPEKSKSGKKKWIAHSETAATGVVKLNDGAKMVLTSGKATSLLPVGIIEIQTDFLKGDIIKIVDEQNNLIGLGIAEYGSDKARERIGQKKQKALVHYDYFYSAI, from the coding sequence ATGGCCCAAAAGGTAGCTAAATTGGGTATTACGGTTCATATTGCTAACGGCACTAAAGATCATGTATTAACCAGTTTGCTCAATAACGAGCTGGTGCATACTCGCTTTGTACCCGAGAAAAGTAAATCGGGCAAGAAAAAATGGATTGCTCATTCAGAAACGGCAGCAACAGGTGTCGTAAAACTAAACGATGGTGCAAAAATGGTATTAACCTCCGGTAAGGCCACCAGCTTATTACCCGTTGGGATTATTGAAATACAAACCGACTTTTTAAAAGGAGATATCATTAAAATTGTTGACGAACAAAATAATTTAATTGGCTTAGGCATTGCAGAATACGGATCGGATAAGGCCCGTGAGCGCATTGGACAGAAAAAACAAAAAGCACTGGTACACTACGATTACTTTTACTCGGCTATTTAG
- the proB gene encoding glutamate 5-kinase — protein sequence MKSGYKKIVVKVGSNVITQENGLPDENRIQHLVNQLAEIKKRGIEVILVSSGAVASGRSLIKVAEKQDAVTTRQLLAAIGQVKLINTYSNFFAEHAIKCAQVLVTKEDFRDRAHYLNMKNCLQILLQNEVIPVVNENDVVSVTELMFTDNDELAGLIASMLNADALIILSNVNGIYNGDPKLKVRRLFRKLMARLLIWLLLSKPVNLNLGVVV from the coding sequence ATGAAATCCGGGTATAAAAAAATTGTTGTAAAAGTAGGTTCGAATGTAATTACTCAGGAAAACGGACTGCCCGATGAAAACCGGATTCAGCATCTGGTAAATCAACTTGCAGAGATTAAAAAACGCGGTATCGAAGTAATTTTGGTATCTTCAGGCGCAGTTGCATCAGGTAGAAGTTTAATTAAGGTTGCTGAAAAACAGGATGCAGTAACCACCCGGCAATTGCTGGCTGCCATTGGTCAGGTAAAACTGATTAACACCTATTCTAATTTCTTTGCCGAACATGCGATAAAATGCGCGCAGGTGCTCGTAACTAAAGAAGATTTTCGCGACAGAGCGCATTATTTAAACATGAAAAACTGCCTGCAGATTTTATTGCAGAACGAAGTGATTCCGGTGGTGAATGAAAATGATGTGGTATCGGTTACCGAGTTGATGTTTACCGACAATGATGAACTGGCAGGCTTAATTGCCTCAATGTTAAATGCCGATGCTTTGATTATTTTATCGAATGTTAACGGGATCTACAACGGCGACCCAAAATTGAAGGTTCGGAGGTTATTCAGGAAATTAATGGCTCGGTTGCTAATCTGGCTTCTTTTATCCAAACCGGTAAATCTCAATTTGGGCGTGGTGGTATGA
- a CDS encoding S9 family peptidase gives MKRILPGLMLLSAIMACNHPQKKEMKAIKWPDAKAPVAEIIPHQRTVHGDTVVDNYYWMIDYFKKGPDSTKVVNYLKAENAYLDTMMKSTDKFQADLFKEMKGRIKEKDESVPVFKNGYFYYSRTEDGQQYYKYCRKKRSLTAPEEVLLDVDNLAKGHAYYSATGFSVSPDNKLLAFGVDQVSRRQYTINIKNLETGEILKDAIPNTEGGVAWANDNKTFFYTSKNPVTLLSEKIKKHVLGTDAKADAVVYNEQDNTNYIGVGKSKNGRFIFIVSQGTLTAEYKMIDADHPETPFKVFAARSKDVLYDVMPVDDKFLILTNWNAKNFRLMECPLDKTAKENWKEVVPHRADVLLEGAEEFKDYTVLTERKNGLTELRVLKKDGSDYYIKFDEPVYDAGVGANPEYNSTALRYNYTSLTTPNSVYDYNLIKKDQKLMKQQEVVGGYNPKDYVTERVFATAKDGIKVPIALVYKKGFEKNGNSPLLLYGYGSYGSNSDVYFSSPRLSLLNRGFVFAIANIRGGQEMGRQWYEDGKLMKKKNTFTDFIAAGEYLIEQKYTSKGHLYAHGGSAGGLLMGAVVNIAPDLWNGVIADVPFVDVINTMLDESIPLTTNEFDEWGNPKQKAAYDYMKSYSPYENVEKKAYPNILVTTGLHDSQVQYFEPAKWVAKLRATKTDKNVLLLKTNMEFGHGGASGRFDYLKDVSLRWAFLFALEGIEK, from the coding sequence ATGAAACGTATCTTACCAGGGCTAATGTTGCTTAGCGCAATTATGGCGTGTAACCACCCTCAAAAAAAAGAAATGAAAGCGATTAAATGGCCAGATGCCAAAGCTCCTGTGGCCGAAATTATACCTCACCAAAGAACTGTACATGGCGATACTGTAGTAGACAACTACTACTGGATGATTGACTATTTTAAAAAAGGTCCGGATAGTACAAAGGTTGTGAATTACCTGAAAGCCGAAAATGCTTACCTCGATACGATGATGAAAAGTACGGATAAGTTTCAGGCTGATCTTTTTAAGGAAATGAAAGGCCGGATTAAAGAAAAAGATGAATCAGTACCTGTTTTCAAAAACGGCTATTTTTATTACTCGCGTACCGAGGATGGCCAGCAGTATTATAAATATTGCCGCAAAAAAAGGAGTTTAACCGCACCAGAAGAGGTATTACTGGATGTAGATAACCTGGCAAAAGGGCATGCTTATTACAGTGCAACTGGTTTTAGTGTAAGTCCTGATAATAAATTGCTGGCTTTTGGGGTAGACCAGGTATCGCGCCGCCAGTACACCATTAATATTAAAAATTTAGAAACAGGTGAAATATTAAAAGATGCCATCCCCAATACAGAAGGTGGGGTTGCCTGGGCAAATGATAACAAAACATTCTTTTACACTTCGAAGAATCCGGTTACTTTACTGAGCGAGAAAATTAAAAAACATGTGCTCGGTACCGATGCCAAAGCTGATGCGGTGGTTTACAATGAGCAAGATAACACCAATTATATCGGTGTAGGTAAGTCGAAAAACGGCAGGTTTATCTTCATTGTTTCGCAGGGAACATTAACCGCCGAATATAAGATGATTGATGCCGACCATCCTGAGACGCCGTTTAAAGTTTTTGCAGCCCGCTCAAAAGATGTCTTGTACGATGTAATGCCCGTTGATGATAAGTTTTTGATTCTGACTAACTGGAATGCCAAAAACTTCCGATTAATGGAATGCCCATTAGATAAAACCGCAAAAGAAAACTGGAAAGAGGTAGTTCCACACCGTGCCGATGTATTGTTAGAAGGAGCGGAGGAATTTAAAGACTATACTGTTTTAACTGAACGCAAAAATGGCCTAACCGAACTGCGTGTATTGAAAAAAGACGGTAGCGACTATTACATTAAATTTGACGAACCTGTTTATGATGCCGGGGTAGGTGCAAATCCTGAATACAACAGCACTGCTTTGCGTTATAACTATACTTCGTTAACCACACCCAATTCGGTTTACGATTACAACCTGATCAAAAAAGATCAGAAACTAATGAAACAACAGGAGGTTGTAGGCGGTTACAACCCCAAAGATTATGTAACAGAACGTGTTTTTGCTACAGCTAAAGATGGCATCAAAGTTCCAATTGCTTTAGTCTATAAAAAAGGTTTTGAGAAAAACGGAAATTCGCCACTGCTACTTTATGGCTACGGCTCTTATGGATCAAATTCTGATGTTTACTTTTCATCGCCACGTTTAAGTTTGCTTAACCGGGGCTTTGTATTTGCCATTGCCAATATCCGCGGCGGACAGGAAATGGGTCGCCAGTGGTACGAAGACGGTAAACTGATGAAGAAGAAAAATACCTTTACCGATTTTATTGCAGCTGGAGAGTACCTGATTGAGCAAAAATATACCTCAAAAGGTCATTTGTATGCGCATGGCGGCAGTGCTGGCGGCTTATTAATGGGCGCCGTGGTTAATATTGCGCCCGATTTATGGAATGGTGTAATTGCCGATGTGCCTTTTGTTGATGTGATTAACACTATGCTGGATGAAAGCATTCCACTAACCACCAACGAATTCGACGAGTGGGGCAATCCAAAACAAAAAGCGGCTTACGATTACATGAAAAGCTACTCGCCCTACGAAAACGTAGAGAAAAAAGCTTATCCGAACATCCTGGTTACCACAGGGCTGCACGATAGTCAGGTGCAGTATTTTGAGCCAGCCAAATGGGTAGCCAAATTAAGGGCAACCAAAACCGATAAAAATGTTTTATTGCTAAAAACCAATATGGAATTTGGCCACGGCGGCGCATCGGGCCGTTTCGATTACCTTAAAGATGTTTCGTTAAGATGGGCATTTTTATTTGCGCTGGAGGGAATAGAAAAATAA
- a CDS encoding pitrilysin family protein: MEYNVHTLPNGIRLLHVPSASAISHACIIINTGSRDEPDQKAGLAHFIEHLIFKRTEKRSTNQILNRLESIGADLNAYTTKEYTCVHASFLNPYLDRTLELFNDIIFHSTFPEDEMDKEKSVILDEIASYLDQPEEAINDDFEDMLFAGHPLGNNILGTTESVQQFTREDVINFRKANYRTNQIVVAVLGNYSLKNIVNKGSKHFADVEENAPDQQRAKPRILVQSSTTIYKPIMQAHCILGTQAYTTHQSEKVPLMLLNNYFGGNGMSSVLNLQIREKYGIAYTIESNFSPLSDTGIFSIYFGTDKEKQAKALSLIFKEIKKLKDNPLNELQLQKAKNKFIGQIALGEENRIGLIISMAKSLIDHNKIDSLETVFEKINAVTTNQMAQVVNEVLDIDRLNIFTFSPIAE, encoded by the coding sequence ATGGAATACAATGTTCATACTTTACCCAATGGCATCCGCTTATTGCATGTGCCATCGGCTTCAGCCATATCGCATGCCTGCATCATTATCAATACCGGTTCGCGCGATGAACCCGATCAGAAAGCAGGCTTGGCACATTTTATCGAGCACCTAATTTTTAAGCGCACCGAAAAACGCAGTACCAACCAAATTTTAAACCGCCTGGAAAGCATTGGTGCCGATTTAAACGCATATACTACCAAAGAATATACCTGTGTACATGCTTCTTTTTTAAATCCTTATTTAGACCGCACTTTAGAACTCTTTAACGATATCATCTTTCACTCTACTTTCCCCGAAGATGAAATGGATAAAGAAAAAAGTGTGATTTTGGATGAAATTGCCTCGTACCTCGATCAGCCCGAAGAAGCCATTAATGATGATTTTGAGGATATGCTGTTTGCAGGTCACCCGCTGGGAAACAATATTTTGGGCACAACCGAATCCGTTCAGCAATTTACGCGAGAGGATGTAATCAATTTCAGGAAAGCCAATTACCGCACCAACCAAATTGTGGTAGCTGTTTTGGGCAACTATTCCCTAAAAAACATTGTAAATAAAGGAAGCAAACATTTTGCTGATGTTGAGGAGAATGCGCCCGATCAGCAAAGAGCAAAACCACGCATTCTGGTACAAAGCAGCACAACCATTTACAAGCCGATTATGCAGGCACACTGTATTTTAGGCACGCAGGCCTATACCACACATCAATCGGAAAAAGTACCTTTAATGTTATTGAACAACTATTTTGGCGGCAATGGCATGAGCTCGGTTTTAAACCTGCAAATCAGAGAAAAATACGGTATTGCCTATACCATTGAATCTAATTTTTCGCCATTAAGCGATACCGGCATTTTTTCGATTTATTTCGGAACAGATAAAGAAAAACAGGCAAAAGCACTTTCGCTTATATTTAAAGAAATTAAAAAATTAAAAGATAACCCCTTAAATGAACTGCAGCTGCAAAAGGCTAAAAACAAATTTATTGGACAGATAGCGCTCGGCGAAGAAAATAGGATTGGTTTAATTATATCAATGGCCAAAAGCCTCATCGACCATAACAAAATTGATTCGCTCGAAACCGTTTTTGAAAAAATTAATGCCGTTACCACCAATCAGATGGCGCAGGTAGTAAACGAAGTGCTCGATATCGACCGGTTGAATATCTTTACATTCTCGCCAATAGCAGAATAA
- the def gene encoding peptide deformylase, translated as MKLPIVAYGDPVLKKIGTEIDKDYPELKQLISDMFDTMYYANGVGLAAPQIGLPIRLFIVDTGDDEDGTKGYKRVFINPEILEETGEPWSFNEGCLSIPDIRENILRKPNIKVSFFDENWVEHTEDVDGLAARVIQHEYDHIEGKLFTDKVSVLRKTMLKSKLDAISKGNIKTDYKMKFPNKSKKR; from the coding sequence ATGAAATTACCAATAGTAGCTTACGGAGATCCTGTTCTAAAAAAGATAGGAACCGAAATAGATAAAGATTACCCTGAATTAAAACAATTGATTAGCGACATGTTCGACACCATGTATTATGCAAATGGTGTAGGCCTGGCAGCGCCACAAATTGGTTTACCCATCCGTTTATTCATTGTTGATACTGGCGATGACGAAGATGGAACAAAAGGCTATAAAAGAGTATTTATAAACCCTGAGATTTTAGAAGAAACCGGCGAGCCCTGGAGTTTTAATGAAGGTTGTCTAAGCATTCCCGATATCAGGGAAAACATTTTACGCAAGCCGAACATCAAAGTTAGTTTTTTCGATGAAAACTGGGTAGAGCATACCGAAGATGTTGATGGATTAGCCGCCCGCGTAATACAACACGAATACGACCACATTGAAGGAAAATTATTTACCGATAAGGTGAGTGTACTCCGCAAAACAATGCTTAAAAGTAAACTGGATGCTATTTCAAAAGGAAATATCAAAACCGATTATAAAATGAAGTTTCCGAACAAAAGCAAGAAAAGATAG
- a CDS encoding NifU family protein, which yields MNLTEQVEQALETIRPYLKADGGDVSVEEITAEGTVKLKLLGNCGSCPMSFMTMKSGIEQAIMKAVPEITSVVAVNMAEQE from the coding sequence ATGAATTTAACAGAGCAAGTAGAACAGGCATTGGAAACTATCAGACCTTATTTAAAGGCTGACGGAGGGGATGTTTCTGTTGAAGAAATTACAGCTGAAGGAACGGTAAAGCTTAAGCTTTTAGGCAACTGCGGTTCGTGCCCAATGAGTTTCATGACCATGAAATCGGGTATTGAACAGGCTATTATGAAGGCTGTGCCAGAAATTACTTCGGTAGTTGCTGTAAACATGGCCGAGCAAGAATAG
- a CDS encoding Mrp/NBP35 family ATP-binding protein, which yields MQISPQQVLDALKNVEDPDLKKDLVTLNMIKDLQITDNQVSFTLELTTPACPMKDMLKNACTNAVKHFVSPTVEVIINVTSRVTQPTNSSSLDNIKNIILVSSGKGGVGKSTVSSNLAVVLAKDGAKVGLIDADIYGPSVPTMFDLVDAKPGAEETADGKTKILPIEKYGIKLLSLGFFADPGQPVPWRGPMASNAVKQLFNDTNWGELDYLIVDLPPGTGDIHITITQSFPISGAVVVTTPQQVALADTHKGLAMFRMPGINIPILGVIENMSYFTPEELPENKYYIFGKGGGTKLAERFDVPFLGEIPIVQSISEAGDRGKPVALNQNPLLDGIFGDIASKIAQQISINNAQMVNC from the coding sequence ATGCAGATTAGCCCGCAACAAGTTTTAGATGCGCTTAAAAATGTCGAAGATCCCGATCTTAAAAAAGATTTGGTAACCTTAAACATGATTAAGGATTTACAGATTACCGATAACCAGGTTAGTTTTACCTTAGAGCTTACCACCCCAGCATGTCCTATGAAGGATATGCTAAAAAATGCCTGTACCAATGCTGTTAAGCATTTTGTATCGCCAACGGTAGAAGTTATCATTAATGTAACCTCGAGGGTTACCCAGCCAACCAATTCATCCTCGTTAGATAACATCAAGAATATCATTTTGGTTTCATCGGGGAAAGGTGGGGTTGGAAAATCGACTGTATCAAGCAATCTGGCTGTTGTTTTGGCTAAGGATGGTGCTAAAGTGGGTTTAATTGATGCTGATATTTACGGCCCATCGGTACCAACCATGTTCGATCTGGTAGATGCTAAACCTGGTGCCGAAGAAACAGCCGATGGGAAGACTAAAATTTTACCTATCGAAAAGTATGGCATTAAATTGCTATCGCTCGGCTTTTTTGCCGATCCCGGTCAGCCGGTGCCATGGCGTGGGCCAATGGCTTCGAATGCTGTAAAACAATTGTTTAACGATACCAACTGGGGCGAGCTCGATTATTTAATTGTCGATCTTCCTCCGGGTACAGGCGATATACACATTACCATTACGCAAAGCTTCCCAATTTCTGGCGCTGTTGTGGTAACTACGCCACAACAAGTAGCACTGGCCGATACACATAAAGGTTTGGCCATGTTCAGGATGCCAGGAATTAATATTCCGATTTTGGGAGTTATAGAAAACATGTCGTATTTTACACCAGAAGAACTGCCGGAAAACAAATATTATATCTTCGGAAAAGGTGGCGGAACCAAGCTGGCCGAGCGTTTCGATGTGCCGTTTTTGGGTGAAATCCCAATTGTACAGAGCATTTCGGAGGCTGGCGATAGGGGTAAACCGGTAGCATTAAACCAAAACCCTTTGCTGGACGGAATATTCGGCGATATTGCAAGTAAAATTGCACAGCAAATCTCCATCAACAACGCACAAATGGTGAATTGCTAA